From the genome of Pelmatolapia mariae isolate MD_Pm_ZW linkage group LG12, Pm_UMD_F_2, whole genome shotgun sequence, one region includes:
- the enkd1 gene encoding enkurin domain-containing protein 1 isoform X1 encodes MCEGPSSISGPIPPDPSLFPQYYKRPASARGRLEGNHDGTLALLSGPLAPDPVLYPGCYSARTPAQHPRINPNATHILERGQKGVVGELLKIDSISISPVPKQKQRVMHDFGKENVRRLREIQKHCKEQEAERAQSRTVPVKALWTASKYQNVPSRVMAQVSSPSVKPQCQNFLKAHSYGGSASPQRPQSKTSRVAEQRRASCNSTQDLDLQLQVQGQTIDFIKHNARTAGKTVLRRSQSLTNLRDKPVPSAVKGQVPQYLQERKEQWRKEKEERRRNAPDPTVPAGHTLMPENERQETLKSLKETHRSLVTELLSLPLKADNLSIRSRRAQLDCRLSEIEEAIKIFSRDRVFVKIDS; translated from the exons ATGTGTGAGGGACCTTCGTCTATATCTGGGCCAATTCCCCCGGATCCTTCTCTGTTTCCCCAGTACTACAAGCGACCAGCTTCAG CTCGAGGTCGTTTAGAGGGAAACCATGATGGTACTTTGGCCCTGCTTTCAGGGCCCCTTGCTCCAGATCCTGTGTTGTACCCAGGTTGCTACAGTGCTCGTACCCCAGCACAACACCCCCGCATCAACCCCAATGCTACCCATATCCTGGAACGAGGTCAGAAAGGGGTTGTAGGGGAATTACTAAAAATAGACAGTATTTCTATCTCTCCTGTTCCAAAACAGa AACAGCGAGTGATGCATGATTTTGGTAAAGAGAACGTCCGTCGACTGCGAGAGATCCAGAAACACTGCAAAGAGCAGGAGGCTGAGAGAGCACAATCACGCACTGTTCCAGTTAAAGCTCTTTGGACCGCCTCAAAATACCAGAATGTCCCATCCAGGGTGATGGCTCAG GTTTCCAGTCCAAGTGTTAAGCCACAGTGTCAAAACTTTCTGAAGGCGCATTCCTATGGTGGGTCTGCTTCCCCACAAAGGCCACAGTCCAAAACTTCACGTGTAGCTGAGCAGCGTCGGGCCTCCTGCAACTCTACACAGGACCTGGACTTGCAA TTACAGGTTCAAGGTCAGACAATAGACTTCATAAAACATAATGCTCGGACTGCTGGAAAAACTGTGCTTCGGCGGTCCCAGTCACTGACAAACCTCAGAGATAAGCCTGTACCCAGTGCAGTCAAGGGCCAGGTTCCTCAATA CCTTCAGGAAAGGAAGGAGCAGTGGCgtaaagagaaagaagaaaggaggAGGAATGCTCCTGATCCTACGGTCCCAGCTGGACACACCTTGATGCCTGAGAATGAGAGACAGGAGACTCTGAAGTCCCTAAAAGAGA cccACCGCTCCCTGGTGACCGAGCTGCTCTCCCTGCCTCTCAAAGCTGACAATCTGAGTATTCGCTCACGCCGGGCCCAACTTGACTGTAGGCTTTCTGAAATTGAAGAAGCCATAAAAATTTTCTCCAGGGACAGAGTTTTTGTAAAAATAGATTCCTAA
- the enkd1 gene encoding enkurin domain-containing protein 1 isoform X2 has translation MCEGPSSISGPIPPDPSLFPQYYKRPASARGRLEGNHDGTLALLSGPLAPDPVLYPGCYSARTPAQHPRINPNATHILERGQKGVVGELLKIDSISISPVPKQKQRVMHDFGKENVRRLREIQKHCKEQEAERAQSRTVPVKALWTASKYQNVPSRVMAQVSSPSVKPQCQNFLKAHSYGGSASPQRPQSKTSRVAEQRRASCNSTQDLDLQVQGQTIDFIKHNARTAGKTVLRRSQSLTNLRDKPVPSAVKGQVPQYLQERKEQWRKEKEERRRNAPDPTVPAGHTLMPENERQETLKSLKETHRSLVTELLSLPLKADNLSIRSRRAQLDCRLSEIEEAIKIFSRDRVFVKIDS, from the exons ATGTGTGAGGGACCTTCGTCTATATCTGGGCCAATTCCCCCGGATCCTTCTCTGTTTCCCCAGTACTACAAGCGACCAGCTTCAG CTCGAGGTCGTTTAGAGGGAAACCATGATGGTACTTTGGCCCTGCTTTCAGGGCCCCTTGCTCCAGATCCTGTGTTGTACCCAGGTTGCTACAGTGCTCGTACCCCAGCACAACACCCCCGCATCAACCCCAATGCTACCCATATCCTGGAACGAGGTCAGAAAGGGGTTGTAGGGGAATTACTAAAAATAGACAGTATTTCTATCTCTCCTGTTCCAAAACAGa AACAGCGAGTGATGCATGATTTTGGTAAAGAGAACGTCCGTCGACTGCGAGAGATCCAGAAACACTGCAAAGAGCAGGAGGCTGAGAGAGCACAATCACGCACTGTTCCAGTTAAAGCTCTTTGGACCGCCTCAAAATACCAGAATGTCCCATCCAGGGTGATGGCTCAG GTTTCCAGTCCAAGTGTTAAGCCACAGTGTCAAAACTTTCTGAAGGCGCATTCCTATGGTGGGTCTGCTTCCCCACAAAGGCCACAGTCCAAAACTTCACGTGTAGCTGAGCAGCGTCGGGCCTCCTGCAACTCTACACAGGACCTGGACTTGCAA GTTCAAGGTCAGACAATAGACTTCATAAAACATAATGCTCGGACTGCTGGAAAAACTGTGCTTCGGCGGTCCCAGTCACTGACAAACCTCAGAGATAAGCCTGTACCCAGTGCAGTCAAGGGCCAGGTTCCTCAATA CCTTCAGGAAAGGAAGGAGCAGTGGCgtaaagagaaagaagaaaggaggAGGAATGCTCCTGATCCTACGGTCCCAGCTGGACACACCTTGATGCCTGAGAATGAGAGACAGGAGACTCTGAAGTCCCTAAAAGAGA cccACCGCTCCCTGGTGACCGAGCTGCTCTCCCTGCCTCTCAAAGCTGACAATCTGAGTATTCGCTCACGCCGGGCCCAACTTGACTGTAGGCTTTCTGAAATTGAAGAAGCCATAAAAATTTTCTCCAGGGACAGAGTTTTTGTAAAAATAGATTCCTAA
- the vdac3 gene encoding voltage-dependent anion-selective channel protein 3, with amino-acid sequence MAQNVGIVLQQDMPGKGKHAENKDHCVTCQSHAPKGHGTMAVPPSYSDLGKSAKDIFSKGFGYGILKLDVKTKSQSGVEFTTSGSNNTDTGRSGGHLETKYKMKDLGLTFNQKWNTDNTLTTEITLEDQLANGLKLGLDTSFVPNTGKKSAKLKTSYKRDFVNVGCDLDFDMAGPTVHTAAVLGFEGWLAGYQMAFDTAKSKLIKNNFALGYKAGDFQLHTSVNDGTEFGGSIYQKVNSNLETAVNLAWTAGSNNTRFGLGAKYQLDKDASLSAKVNNACLVGVGYTQTLRPGVKLTLSALIDGKNVNAGGHKIGLGFELEA; translated from the exons ATGGCACAGAATGTTGGGATTGTACTGCAGCAGGACATGCCAGGAAAAGGCAAACATGcagaaaacaaagaccactgTGTGACGTGTCAGAGCCACGCACCAAAGGGACATG GCACAATGGCCGTCCCTCCTTCATACTCAGATCTGGGGAAATCTGCCAAAGACATCTTCAGTAAAGGCTTTG GCTATGGAATACTGAAGCTAGATGTTAAGACCAAGTCTCAAAGTGGAGTT GAGTTCACCACTTCTGGCTCCAACAACACAGATACAGGGAGGTCTGGAGGCCACCTGGAGACAAAGTACAAAATGAAAGATCTGGGGCTCACCTTCAACCAGAAGTGGAACACTGACAACACTCTTACAACAGAAATCACGTTGGAGGACCAG CTGGCTAACGGCCTGAAGCTCGGTCTGGACACGTCATTTGTGCCGAACACTGG CAAGAAGAGCGCCAAACTGAAGACCAGCTACAAGCGGGACTTTGTGAATGTGGGCTGTGACCTGGACTTCGACATGGCCGGCCCCACTGTCCACACAGCGGCCGTGCTTGGCTTCGAGGGCTGGCTGGCTGGTTACCAGATGGCTTTCGACACTGCCAAATCTAAACTCATCAAGAACAACTTTGCCCTTGGATACAAGGCTGGCGACTTCCAACTTCATACCAGCGT TAATGATGGCACGGAGTTTGGTGGCTCCATTTACCAAAAGGTGAACAGCAACCTGGAAACAGCAGTCAACCTAGCCTGGACAGCAGGCAGCAATAACACACGCTTTGGACTTGGAGCCAAATACCAGCTGGATAAGGATGCATCCCTCTCT GCCAAGGTTAACAACGCCTGTCTCGTTGGAGTTggatacacacaaacactcaggcCAG GAGTGAAGCTCACCCTCTCTGCTCTGATCGACGGGAAGAACGTGAACGCCGGTGGACACAAAATCGGCCTCGGTTTCGAGCTGGAGGCGTAA
- the ikbkb gene encoding inhibitor of nuclear factor kappa-B kinase subunit beta — translation MNRVPLQQPQSCGPWELKERLGTGGFGNVTRWQNKDTEEQIAIKQCRQELSERNKERWCLEIQIMKRLDHVNVVAAREVPQGMQKMVATNDLPLLAMEYCQGGDLRKYLNILENCCGMREGSILILLRDISSALTYLHKKRIIHRDLKPENIVLQQGEKRLIHKIIDLGYAKELDQSSLCTSFVGTLQYLAPELIERQRYTVTVDYWSFGTLVFECIAGFRPFLPTWQPVPWHNKLRQKLDNIIIVYEDLTGDVRFSEHIPQPNNLNSLLLEKMERWLKLMLKWSPQERGKDPSATPSDCFSQLELLLQIKLVHVLNMSSAKILTYSVSDDETVANLQLRIEKDSNIPAANQELLLEAGLALEPHALATQCAVDYTEIDGRRTDFPLVFLFDRSSCVYEPQFAPRTLPENIRFVQTDPNYVLAYSPLRRTCGQAWHTIRSLKEDWQRLQQGQKAAIMSLLRHNSSLSKQKNEMVSMYQRLIAKLDFFTTSLHIDMDKYQEQTATGIASDKLLGVWREMEQTAVSCGQVKVSELEEEMMQLQPDIVDVQRQPWRSGEALDTLEGKAMELFRKLREKPRDQRCAGDSQEVVRLVVQAVQFYEKKLRDFYTHLSKTALCRQRVMELLPKVEGVVQKMAESEQVLMSLQERRQRELWNLLKVACSKVRSPVSGSPDGLRTPSSVLTPRHSLQQLDESLVEESRTFESRLQSLLHDTIQESESSMEMLREWTWLRGGQDFSSDLS, via the exons GACACAGAGGAGCAGATTGCTATAAAGCAATGCCGCCAAGAGCTGAGTGAGAGAAACAAGGAGAGATGGTGTCTGGAGATCCAGATCATGAAAAG GTTGGATCATGTCAATGTGGTTGCTGCCCGAGAAGTTCCTCAAGGAATGCAGAAAATGGTGGCCACCAATGATCTGCCGTTGCTGGCCATGGAGTACTGTCAGGGTGGAGATCTGAGAAAG TATCTGAACATTTTGGAAAACTGCTGTGGAATGAGGGAGGGGTCCATTTTGATTCTGTTACGGGATATTT CTTCAGCTTTAACCTACCTCCATAAGAAGAGGATCATTCACAGGGATCTGAAACCAGAAAACATTGTGCTGCAACAGGGAGAGAAGAGA TTGATCCACAAGATTATAGATCTTGGCTATGCTAAAGAGTTGGACCAGAGCAGTCTTTGCACATCATTTGTGGGAACCCTGCAGTACTTA GCTCCAGAGCTCATAGAAAGGCAGAGGTACACGGTCACTGTGGACTACTGGAGCTTTGGGACTTTGGTGTTTGAGTGTATCGCAGGATTTCGGCCTTTCCTGCCAACGTGGCAACCTGTTCCCTG gcACAACAAACTCAGGCAGAAGCTGGACAATATTATTATTGTCTACGAGGACCTCACTGGGGACGTCCGCTTTTCCGAACACATCCCTCAGCCCAACAACCTGAACAG TCTGTTATTAGAGAAGATGGAGAGGTGGCTGAAGCTGATGTTAAAGTGGTCTCCTCAGGAGAGAGGCAAAGACCCCAGTGCTACCCCCAGCGACTGCTTCTCCCAGCTGGAGCTCTTATTGCAAATCAAG CTGGTTCATGTCTTGAACATGTCGTCTGCAAAGATCCTCACTTATTCAGTATCCGATGATGAGACAGTGGCCAACCTGCAGCTAAGAATAGAAAAGGACAGCAACATCCCTGCAGCCAATCAGGAGCTGCTGCTTGAGGCGGGGTTGGCCTTGGAGCCTCATGCGTTGGCCACACAGTGCGCCGTAGATTACACA GAGATAGATGGAAGAAGAACAGACTTTCCTCTGGTTTTCCTCTTTGATCGTTCCTCTTGTGTTTATGAACCTCAGTTTGCTCCTCGAACTCTCCCTGAAAATATCCGCTTTGTCC AAACCGATCCTAACTACGTTCTGGCTTACAGCCCTCTAAGGAGGACTTGTGGCCAAGCGTGGCACACCATCCGCTCTCTCAAGGAAGACTGGCAAAGACTGCAGCAGGGGCAGAAAGCTGCCAT CATGAGCCTGCTGAGACACAACTCTTCACTGTCCAAACAGAAGAATGAGATGGTGTCCATGTACCAGAGACTCATTGCCAAACTGGATTTTTTTACCACCAGCCTTCACATAGACATGGATAAATACCAGGAGCAGACAGCCACAGGGATCG CATCAGACAAACTGCTGGGTGTGTGGAGAGAGATGGAGCAAACTGCTGTCAGCTGTGGTCAG GTTAAGGTGAGTGagttggaggaggagatgatgcaGCTGCAGCCAGACATAGTGGATGTGCAGCGGCAGCCATGGAGGAGTGGAGAGGCCTTGGATACACT TGAAGGAAAAGCCATGGAGCTGTTCCGAAAACTCAGAGAGAAGCCCAGAG ACCAGAGGTGTGCAGGAGACAGTCAGGAGGTGGTGCGTCTGGTGGTTCAGGCTGTGCAGTTCTATGAGAAGAAGCTCAGAGATTTCTACACACACCTCAG TAAGACTGCACTGTGCCGCCAGCGTGTGATGGAGTTACTGCCAAAGGTAGAGGGCGTGGTCCAGAAAATGGCGGAAAGCGAACAAGTGTTGATGAGTCTGCAGGAGAGACGACAGAGGGAGCTGTGGAACCTGCTCAAAGTCGCCTGT AGTAAAGTTCGCAGTCCAGTGAGTGGGAGTCCTGATGGATTACGTACCCCGTCGTCAGTACTGACTCCCAGACACAGCTTACAACAACT TGATGAGTCTCTTGTGGAGGAGAGCAGGACATTTGAGAGCCGCCTTCAGAGTTTGCTGCACGACACCATCCAGGAATCTGAGAGCAGTATGGAG ATGCTGAGGGAGTGGACGTGGCTGCGTGGAGGCCAGGATTTCTCCAGTGACCTCTCATAA